A stretch of Pseudorhodobacter turbinis DNA encodes these proteins:
- a CDS encoding IS3 family transposase (programmed frameshift), with the protein MATRYTDEFRRDAVRIAVTSGLTRPQVASDLGVGLSTLNKWVQKHQHDDLMSGPHEDVEKENARLRKEVRLLREEREVLKKAGNLLCGPKPMRFAFVDAWKEVWPVKFLCRIMQVTSRGFRAWRSRPMSRRQRDDMVILAHIREQHRLSLQTYGRPRMTEELQELGLQVGHRRVGRLMRENDIKIIRSQKYKATTDSNHTFNIAPNLLDQNFSADGPNQKWAGDISYIWTSEGWLYLAVILDLYSRRVIGWAVSNRMKRDLAIRALDMAVALRQPPKGCIHHTDRGSQYCSHDYQKRLSEHGFKVSMSGKGNCYDNSMVETFFKSIKAELIWRNRWETRRQAEGAIFQYINGFYNPRRRHSSLGGKSPLAFERKAA; encoded by the exons ATGGCAACGAGATACACAGACGAGTTTCGGCGTGATGCAGTGCGCATTGCGGTTACAAGCGGCCTAACACGACCCCAAGTTGCATCAGATTTGGGCGTGGGTCTTTCGACTTTGAACAAGTGGGTTCAGAAGCATCAGCATGACGATCTGATGTCGGGTCCTCACGAGGACGTCGAAAAGGAGAATGCACGCCTTCGCAAGGAAGTCCGGCTGCTGCGCGAGGAGAGGGAAGTGTTAAAAAAGGCGG GCAATCTTCTTTGCGGGCCAAAGCCGATGAGGTTTGCTTTCGTCGATGCCTGGAAAGAAGTTTGGCCTGTGAAATTTCTCTGCCGTATCATGCAGGTCACATCGCGGGGGTTTCGTGCATGGCGAAGCCGCCCAATGAGCCGCAGGCAGCGCGATGATATGGTGATCCTGGCCCATATCCGTGAACAACACCGTCTCAGCCTGCAAACCTATGGCCGCCCCCGTATGACCGAAGAGCTGCAGGAGTTGGGACTGCAGGTCGGGCACCGACGCGTAGGTCGTTTGATGCGTGAGAACGATATCAAGATCATCAGATCCCAGAAATACAAGGCTACGACTGACAGCAACCACACGTTCAACATTGCGCCCAATCTACTGGATCAGAATTTCTCTGCGGATGGTCCAAACCAAAAATGGGCGGGTGACATATCCTATATTTGGACGAGTGAAGGCTGGCTCTATCTGGCCGTCATCCTTGATCTGTATTCTCGGCGCGTCATTGGTTGGGCTGTCAGCAACCGGATGAAACGCGACTTGGCGATCCGAGCGCTGGATATGGCAGTGGCCCTACGGCAACCACCGAAGGGCTGTATTCATCATACGGATCGCGGATCGCAATACTGTTCACATGACTATCAGAAGCGTCTTTCGGAGCATGGCTTCAAAGTATCGATGAGCGGAAAAGGAAATTGCTACGATAATTCCATGGTGGAAACGTTCTTCAAATCCATCAAGGCAGAGCTGATCTGGCGGAACCGCTGGGAAACCAGACGCCAAGCCGAGGGGGCGATATTCCAATATATCAATGGGTTCTATAATCCACGGCGGCGGCATTCGTCGTTAGGTGGCAAAAGCCCCTTGGCCTTCGAACGAAAGGCTGCCTAA
- a CDS encoding DUF1348 family protein, with protein sequence MSRPPMPPFSYETAVEKVRLAEDGWNTRNAAKVALAYTVDTHWRNRAEFATNRQEAQAFLERKWNKEHEYRLIKELWAFTGNRIAVRYAYEYRDDSGQWFRAYGNENWLFADNGLMSNRHASINEMPITEAERLFHWPIGRRPDGHASLSDLGL encoded by the coding sequence ATGTCCCGTCCCCCGATGCCCCCCTTCAGCTATGAAACGGCGGTCGAGAAGGTTCGCTTAGCCGAAGATGGCTGGAACACGCGCAATGCGGCCAAGGTCGCTCTCGCATACACTGTCGATACGCACTGGCGTAACCGAGCCGAGTTCGCAACTAACCGACAAGAGGCTCAAGCATTTTTGGAGCGCAAGTGGAATAAAGAGCACGAATACCGTCTCATTAAGGAACTGTGGGCGTTCACCGGCAACCGTATTGCAGTTCGCTATGCCTACGAATATCGTGATGACAGCGGGCAGTGGTTTCGTGCATACGGAAACGAAAACTGGCTTTTTGCTGATAACGGATTAATGTCGAACCGCCATGCCAGCATTAACGAAATGCCGATCACCGAGGCGGAGCGTCTGTTTCACTGGCCTATTGGGCGGCGCCCGGATGGCCATGCCTCATTGAGCGATCTGGGCCTGTGA
- a CDS encoding TetR/AcrR family transcriptional regulator, with protein sequence MPALAETFREYGFEGASLATLTKATGLGKGSLYNFFPGGKEEMMEAVLADIDHWFTEKIFLPLEQVQDPAEAISSMIDDVTAYFRSGRRVCLVGCLGLNASGAAFAITTRKYFARWISALSHCLEVGNVSPDLARQLAEEAVSGIQGAIVLARALDDDTVFHRVLCRQHSTLMETITS encoded by the coding sequence GTGCCAGCGTTGGCGGAGACTTTTCGCGAGTATGGTTTCGAGGGCGCTAGCTTGGCCACGCTGACGAAGGCAACCGGCCTCGGCAAAGGCAGCCTCTACAACTTCTTTCCAGGCGGGAAGGAAGAAATGATGGAGGCCGTCCTTGCCGACATCGACCATTGGTTCACCGAAAAGATCTTCTTGCCATTGGAGCAGGTCCAAGATCCCGCAGAGGCGATCTCGTCCATGATCGATGACGTAACAGCCTATTTCCGATCCGGCAGGCGGGTATGCCTTGTTGGTTGTCTGGGACTGAACGCCTCCGGTGCTGCGTTTGCCATTACGACGAGGAAATACTTTGCGCGGTGGATTTCAGCGCTGTCTCATTGCCTCGAAGTCGGGAATGTTTCCCCTGATCTTGCAAGGCAGCTCGCTGAAGAAGCAGTGTCCGGCATACAGGGAGCGATCGTATTGGCACGAGCCTTGGATGACGACACAGTTTTCCACCGCGTTCTTTGCAGGCAGCACTCGACTTTGATGGAAACAATAACTTCTTAA
- a CDS encoding IS3 family transposase (programmed frameshift) produces the protein MKMTRYSEPQILAILRQAEGGVPVAELCREHGMSNASFYKWRAKYGGMDASMVSQMKAMEEENRRLKRMYADLSMQADLLKEALGKKLTGPSQRREMAETAVERRGVSIALACRAFEVSETCYRYSPKLKDENEVIADLLTGLTDARKTWGFGLCFLHLRNVKGHPWNHKRVYRIYCELELNLRIKPRKRLKREKPDVLAVPNRPNVTWSMDFMADRLGDGRAFRLLNVLDDFNREGLGIEVDFSLPAERVIRSLDRIIEWRGKPGTIRVDNGPEYISETLRKWAEKHSVTIQHIQPGQPQQNAYVERYNRTVRHEWLDQYIIESIEEAQDQATQWLWTYNNDRPNMGIGGITPAMKLKMAA, from the exons ATGAAAATGACCAGATATAGCGAACCCCAGATCCTTGCGATCCTGCGCCAAGCCGAAGGTGGTGTGCCGGTGGCCGAGCTTTGCCGTGAACATGGCATGAGCAATGCGTCGTTTTACAAATGGCGTGCGAAGTATGGTGGCATGGATGCATCCATGGTCAGCCAGATGAAAGCCATGGAGGAAGAGAACCGCAGGCTGAAGCGGATGTATGCAGATCTGAGCATGCAGGCGGACTTATTGAAGGAAGCCCTCGGAAAAAAGT TAACGGGGCCATCTCAGCGCCGCGAGATGGCCGAAACGGCGGTAGAGCGACGGGGCGTCAGCATCGCGCTGGCGTGCCGGGCCTTCGAGGTCAGCGAGACCTGCTATCGTTACAGCCCGAAGCTGAAAGACGAGAACGAGGTGATCGCCGATCTGCTGACAGGGCTGACGGATGCGCGCAAGACTTGGGGATTTGGCCTGTGTTTCCTGCATTTGCGCAACGTGAAGGGGCATCCGTGGAACCACAAGCGGGTCTACCGGATCTACTGTGAGCTGGAACTGAACCTGCGCATCAAGCCGCGCAAGCGGCTGAAACGGGAGAAGCCTGACGTTCTGGCGGTCCCGAACAGACCGAATGTGACCTGGTCCATGGACTTCATGGCGGATCGCCTCGGCGACGGCAGGGCTTTTCGGCTTTTGAATGTGTTGGACGACTTCAACCGCGAAGGGCTGGGGATCGAGGTTGATTTCTCGCTCCCTGCCGAACGGGTCATCCGCAGCCTTGATCGCATTATCGAATGGCGCGGAAAACCGGGCACGATCAGGGTCGACAATGGGCCGGAATATATCAGCGAAACACTGAGAAAATGGGCTGAGAAACATAGTGTTACGATCCAGCACATCCAACCCGGACAGCCCCAGCAGAACGCCTATGTCGAGCGCTACAACCGGACGGTTCGGCATGAATGGCTGGATCAATACATCATCGAAAGCATCGAGGAGGCTCAGGATCAGGCCACACAATGGCTCTGGACATATAACAACGACCGCCCGAACATGGGCATCGGCGGCATCACACCCGCTATGAAACTGAAAATGGCCGCGTAA
- a CDS encoding IS481 family transposase gives MGQVRHGSATTTHAVRAAIQRSQASLAELSKELGINPKTVAKWRKRQTVEDLKTGPKEPRSTVLTEAEEATIVAFRRHTLLPLDDCLYTLQPTIPHLTRSALHRCLQRHGISRLPDVEGDKPKRQKFKRYPIGFFHIDIAEVQTAEGKLYLFVGIDRTSKFAVTQLVEKADRKTAWEFLQLMLEAVPYHVHTILTDNGIQFAEQPRNRNTAYSRPMRFDMICEANGIEHRLTKPNHPWTNGQVERMNRTIKDATVKRFHYDDHDQLRTHLADFMAAYNFARRLKTLGGLTPYEYICKIWTSEPERFILNPIHQMPGLNT, from the coding sequence ATGGGACAAGTTCGTCACGGGAGCGCCACGACCACGCACGCCGTCAGAGCTGCAATACAGCGATCGCAAGCTTCGCTCGCGGAGCTGAGCAAGGAGCTGGGCATCAACCCCAAAACTGTAGCGAAGTGGCGCAAACGCCAGACTGTTGAAGACCTTAAGACTGGACCGAAAGAGCCTCGGTCAACGGTCTTGACCGAAGCTGAGGAGGCCACCATCGTCGCATTCAGACGGCACACCTTGTTGCCGCTGGACGATTGTCTTTATACTCTTCAACCAACGATCCCGCATCTGACGCGTTCGGCGCTGCATCGCTGCCTCCAGCGTCATGGCATCTCTCGGCTGCCTGATGTGGAGGGTGACAAGCCAAAGCGTCAGAAGTTCAAGCGCTATCCTATCGGTTTCTTCCACATAGACATCGCCGAGGTTCAGACGGCGGAGGGCAAGCTTTATCTCTTTGTGGGCATTGACCGAACAAGCAAGTTTGCCGTGACCCAACTCGTCGAGAAGGCAGACAGGAAGACCGCCTGGGAGTTCTTACAGCTCATGCTCGAAGCCGTGCCTTATCACGTCCACACCATTTTGACCGACAACGGCATCCAGTTCGCTGAGCAACCGCGCAATCGCAACACCGCATATTCAAGGCCAATGCGCTTCGACATGATCTGTGAGGCCAACGGTATCGAACATCGCCTTACCAAGCCAAACCATCCGTGGACCAACGGTCAGGTGGAGCGCATGAACCGCACGATCAAAGACGCGACGGTCAAGCGTTTCCACTACGATGACCACGACCAACTGCGCACCCATTTGGCGGACTTCATGGCAGCCTACAACTTCGCGCGCAGACTCAAGACCCTCGGTGGCCTCACACCTTACGAATACATCTGCAAAATCTGGACATCCGAGCCAGAAAGATTCATCTTAAATCCGATCCACCAGATGCCGGGACTAAACACCTAG
- a CDS encoding formylglycine-generating enzyme family protein gives MSIYLEQSRIVIVLCLFFAVSFFLSVVAKAADDTIYYKLTNGQTVIPLEQFRECDLCPEMITLPLGSFMMGAKDGESRNPFDIYGKDAKMRRRGPDEINIIPFEHPRLSVTMDTPFAMGRNEVTSAEWMACIEAKACTYVPNHWVLGLNGKKQLGPKHPVINVSYLDALDYVAWLNSMVGAEVYRLPTEAEWEYAARAGTETRFAQGDDLTAKQANFSRAGTEQLRGIPMPELENRRIPVPVDDLEAANVWGLRHMSGNVSELTQSCWSDEHLGLPTGSAYLAQSQVGCERQVSKGGSFRGGMDLARLAARTRPEKTYRDDDLGFRVLRQFKIGE, from the coding sequence TTGAGTATATATCTTGAACAAAGTAGGATTGTGATCGTCCTTTGCTTGTTCTTTGCGGTTTCTTTTTTCCTTTCCGTGGTTGCTAAGGCGGCCGACGACACAATTTACTATAAACTCACAAATGGGCAAACGGTGATACCGTTGGAACAGTTTCGCGAATGCGATCTCTGCCCCGAAATGATTACCCTGCCGCTCGGCTCTTTCATGATGGGTGCCAAAGACGGCGAATCCCGCAATCCGTTTGATATCTATGGCAAAGATGCAAAAATGCGGCGGCGTGGACCTGATGAGATTAACATCATTCCTTTTGAACACCCCCGCCTCTCGGTTACGATGGACACTCCCTTTGCAATGGGTCGGAATGAGGTAACGAGTGCTGAATGGATGGCTTGCATTGAAGCAAAGGCTTGCACATATGTTCCCAACCACTGGGTTCTGGGGCTAAACGGGAAGAAACAGTTAGGACCGAAACACCCCGTTATCAATGTATCCTATCTTGACGCGTTGGACTATGTGGCATGGCTCAATAGCATGGTCGGTGCCGAAGTTTACCGTTTGCCAACAGAGGCGGAATGGGAATATGCCGCACGAGCCGGAACCGAAACACGGTTCGCACAGGGTGATGATTTGACTGCAAAGCAGGCGAATTTTTCGCGTGCTGGGACTGAACAGTTACGCGGCATTCCGATGCCCGAACTTGAGAACCGCCGAATTCCTGTGCCCGTCGATGATCTTGAGGCGGCGAATGTCTGGGGCTTGCGGCATATGTCTGGGAACGTAAGTGAATTGACCCAATCTTGTTGGTCAGACGAGCACCTGGGCTTACCGACAGGCAGCGCCTATCTTGCGCAATCGCAAGTTGGTTGTGAAAGACAGGTAAGCAAGGGGGGGTCATTCAGAGGCGGCATGGATCTTGCACGTCTTGCCGCCCGCACACGCCCAGAAAAAACATATCGCGATGATGATTTAGGGTTTCGTGTTCTAAGGCAATTCAAAATTGGAGAGTAG
- a CDS encoding IS110 family transposase: MRLFVGLDVSLTKTAICVVSEHGKIMKEAQVASEPEELVRWAREQEGTIAAIGLEAGPLSQWLHRGMSAAGLDVVLMETRQVKGALKAMPIKTDRRDAEGIARLLHLGWFRPVHCKSVSAQEVRAVLGARKAIQQGMIALEMSMRGLLRNFGLKVGAISRGRYEHRIRELADGNSMLEAATGPMLLARASLRKELAGLERLVRQMAQDDPVCRRLMSMPGVGAVVALTYRSAVDDPTRFTSSKNVGPWVGMTPSRNQSGERDVSGGITKAGDVNLRRALCQAATVMLHRGRSTWLRTWAAQVARRRGGKRAMVALARRIGVILHRMWVDDTDFRSDTAVPHAV; the protein is encoded by the coding sequence ATGAGACTGTTTGTTGGCTTAGATGTGTCGTTGACAAAGACTGCGATTTGCGTGGTCAGCGAGCATGGTAAGATCATGAAAGAGGCGCAGGTCGCCAGTGAACCTGAAGAATTGGTGCGTTGGGCCCGAGAACAGGAGGGCACTATTGCCGCCATCGGCCTCGAGGCTGGCCCCTTGTCGCAGTGGTTGCATCGCGGAATGAGCGCAGCGGGGCTGGATGTCGTCCTGATGGAAACGCGCCAGGTGAAGGGCGCCCTGAAGGCGATGCCAATCAAGACGGACCGGCGGGATGCCGAGGGCATTGCGCGCCTGCTTCACCTTGGCTGGTTCCGGCCCGTTCACTGCAAATCCGTCTCGGCGCAAGAAGTTCGTGCCGTGCTCGGTGCCCGAAAGGCCATCCAGCAAGGTATGATCGCCCTAGAAATGTCTATGCGTGGGCTGTTGCGGAACTTTGGGTTGAAAGTTGGTGCTATCTCTCGGGGCAGGTATGAACACCGAATCCGCGAATTGGCGGACGGTAATTCGATGCTGGAGGCCGCGACAGGCCCTATGCTTCTGGCACGGGCATCCTTGCGAAAGGAGCTGGCGGGATTGGAACGCCTTGTCCGTCAGATGGCTCAGGATGACCCAGTCTGTCGTCGACTTATGTCGATGCCTGGAGTGGGAGCTGTTGTCGCGCTAACCTACAGATCAGCCGTCGATGATCCCACCCGGTTCACATCTTCCAAGAATGTTGGCCCGTGGGTCGGCATGACACCATCACGCAACCAGTCGGGCGAACGCGATGTCTCAGGCGGCATCACCAAGGCAGGTGATGTCAACCTGCGTCGCGCGCTATGTCAGGCTGCGACCGTGATGTTGCACCGCGGGCGTTCGACCTGGCTGAGAACATGGGCAGCGCAAGTCGCCCGCCGCAGAGGTGGTAAGCGCGCCATGGTCGCGTTAGCCCGGCGCATCGGGGTGATCCTGCACCGGATGTGGGTTGATGACACAGACTTTCGATCAGACACTGCCGTGCCCCATGCGGTCTAA
- a CDS encoding IS481 family transposase produces MGQVRHGSATTTHAVRAAIQRSQASLAELSKELGINPKTVAKWRKRQTVEDLKTGPKEPRSTVLTEAEEATIVAFRRHTLLPLDDCLYALQPTIPHLTRSALHRCLQRHGISRLPDVEGDKPKRQKFKRYPIGFFHIDIAEVQTAEGKLYLFVGIDRTSKFAVTQLVEKADRKTAWEFLQLMLEAVPYHVHTILTDNGIQFAEQPRNRNTAYSRPMRFDMICEANGIEHRLTKPNHPWTNGQVERMNRTIKDATVKRFHYDDHDQLRTHLADFMAAYNFARRLKTLGGLTPYEYICKIWTSEPERFILNPIHQMPGLNT; encoded by the coding sequence ATGGGACAAGTTCGTCACGGGAGCGCCACGACCACGCACGCCGTCAGAGCTGCAATACAGCGATCGCAAGCTTCGCTCGCGGAGCTGAGCAAGGAGCTGGGCATCAACCCCAAAACTGTAGCGAAGTGGCGCAAACGCCAGACTGTTGAAGACCTTAAGACTGGACCGAAAGAGCCTCGGTCAACGGTCTTGACCGAAGCTGAGGAGGCCACCATCGTCGCATTCAGACGGCACACCTTGTTGCCGCTGGACGATTGTCTTTATGCTCTTCAACCAACGATCCCGCATCTGACGCGTTCGGCGCTGCATCGCTGCCTCCAGCGTCATGGCATCTCTCGGCTGCCTGATGTGGAGGGTGACAAGCCAAAGCGTCAGAAGTTCAAGCGCTATCCTATCGGTTTCTTCCACATAGACATCGCCGAGGTTCAGACGGCGGAGGGCAAGCTTTATCTCTTTGTGGGCATTGACCGAACAAGCAAGTTTGCCGTGACCCAACTCGTCGAGAAGGCAGACAGGAAGACCGCCTGGGAGTTCTTACAGCTCATGCTCGAAGCCGTGCCTTATCACGTCCACACCATTTTGACCGACAACGGCATCCAGTTCGCTGAGCAACCGCGCAATCGCAACACCGCATATTCAAGGCCAATGCGCTTCGACATGATCTGTGAGGCCAACGGTATCGAACATCGCCTTACCAAGCCAAACCATCCGTGGACCAACGGTCAGGTGGAGCGCATGAACCGCACGATCAAAGACGCGACGGTCAAGCGTTTCCACTACGATGACCACGACCAACTGCGCACCCATTTGGCGGACTTCATGGCAGCCTACAACTTCGCGCGCAGACTCAAGACCCTCGGTGGCCTCACACCTTACGAATACATCTGCAAAATCTGGACATCCGAGCCAGAAAGATTCATCTTAAATCCGATCCACCAGATGCCGGGACTAAACACCTAA
- a CDS encoding VPLPA-CTERM sorting domain-containing protein — translation MKLTTFILAGGLAVTASVASAATLSDMTLTPSSISGSTTFFDNNNDFNESFAYGSGIAAGSVIDSFRLTLNVSGARNESGWGDTEDWEIRVQGGMPGSGTANAVDDYFAAISGDGFLSFDIDASTDGGSVNAFAQSVSSGIFTVWLAENSAASFGFGPNNPSITISSARLEVLGTAPSPVPLPASSLLLFAGLGGLAFMRKRKAA, via the coding sequence ATGAAGCTGACGACATTTATATTGGCCGGGGGCTTGGCAGTAACTGCTTCCGTAGCTTCCGCCGCGACGCTTTCTGACATGACGCTGACGCCTAGCAGCATTAGCGGCAGCACGACGTTCTTTGATAATAACAACGACTTCAATGAATCGTTTGCCTACGGCAGTGGCATTGCTGCTGGTTCTGTCATCGACAGCTTCCGCCTGACACTTAACGTCAGCGGTGCCAGAAACGAGAGCGGATGGGGTGATACCGAAGATTGGGAGATCCGTGTTCAAGGCGGGATGCCTGGTTCCGGAACAGCCAATGCCGTAGACGACTATTTCGCCGCCATCTCCGGTGATGGATTTTTGTCGTTCGACATTGACGCATCCACCGACGGCGGTAGCGTCAATGCATTCGCACAATCCGTTAGCTCGGGAATTTTCACGGTCTGGCTGGCCGAGAATAGCGCTGCTTCTTTCGGTTTCGGCCCTAACAATCCGTCGATCACAATCTCAAGTGCTCGCCTCGAAGTTCTTGGAACCGCGCCTTCACCTGTCCCACTTCCGGCGTCTTCCTTGCTGCTGTTCGCGGGTCTTGGTGGGTTGGCGTTCATGCGCAAACGTAAAGCGGCCTGA
- a CDS encoding lactoylglutathione lyase family protein: MQPTPRSFSHIGLSVPDLDQAIKFYGDVLGFYVIMEPTVIIEDDSDIGQMCSDVFGKGWGRMRIAHLATADRIGFELFEFEGHKAPDDNLNFRQHGTFHFAIQDPNLEDLLAKIVAAGGKQRMPVREYFPDEKPYRMVYVEDPFGIVFELYSHSYELTYSNGAYS, from the coding sequence ATGCAACCGACACCACGCTCATTCTCTCATATCGGTTTGTCTGTTCCAGATTTGGACCAGGCGATAAAATTCTACGGCGACGTTCTTGGCTTTTATGTCATCATGGAACCTACGGTCATTATCGAAGACGACAGCGACATTGGCCAGATGTGTTCAGATGTTTTTGGCAAAGGTTGGGGGCGCATGCGCATCGCGCACTTAGCAACGGCTGATCGTATCGGGTTTGAGCTGTTCGAATTTGAAGGGCATAAGGCACCGGATGATAACCTTAACTTCAGACAACACGGCACGTTTCACTTTGCTATTCAGGATCCGAATCTTGAGGATCTACTGGCAAAAATCGTCGCGGCTGGCGGCAAGCAACGCATGCCCGTTCGCGAATATTTTCCCGATGAGAAACCATATCGCATGGTTTACGTCGAAGACCCCTTTGGGATCGTCTTTGAACTCTACAGTCACAGCTATGAGCTGACATACTCTAACGGTGCATACTCTTGA
- a CDS encoding LysR family transcriptional regulator, with protein MLNATWLETFTTLCEVGHFTRTAEQSGMTQPGVSQHLNKLASQVGKPLISKDGKSFTLTPAGEAVLAIGLARRQQERDLHDTISFDDPDVGEISIGCSGSFAMWLYPHILDRMHHAPELVISVTAAPHMSIVTSVLNGKFDLGVVAEPISHPRLDAIELAREELCLIVPRSFAGQNFDLHLLNELSFVAHPDGYAYADDLFFLNFPKDYKGSDRLRVRTFVNQIGQIPIPVAEGLGYTILPKSGVDAFARKQELAIIRLPKQRYQDLWVISRKGRSEIARVAALSSFISSAAAALR; from the coding sequence ATGCTAAACGCCACGTGGTTGGAGACCTTCACGACGCTGTGCGAAGTCGGACATTTTACACGGACGGCGGAGCAGTCGGGGATGACCCAGCCTGGTGTTTCGCAGCATCTGAACAAACTGGCGTCCCAAGTCGGAAAACCGCTGATATCAAAGGATGGAAAGTCCTTCACGCTCACCCCCGCTGGTGAAGCCGTGCTGGCCATCGGCCTTGCGCGACGTCAGCAAGAGCGCGACCTGCATGATACCATCAGTTTTGATGATCCAGACGTGGGTGAAATCAGCATAGGGTGTTCCGGCAGCTTTGCCATGTGGCTCTATCCGCATATTCTTGATCGGATGCATCACGCGCCAGAGCTTGTGATCAGTGTTACGGCTGCTCCACATATGAGCATCGTGACATCCGTTCTGAATGGAAAGTTTGATCTGGGGGTTGTCGCTGAACCAATCAGCCACCCCCGATTGGATGCAATTGAATTGGCCAGAGAAGAACTGTGTTTGATTGTTCCGCGATCCTTTGCCGGACAGAATTTTGATCTCCATCTGTTGAACGAGCTGAGCTTCGTCGCGCACCCAGATGGGTATGCATATGCAGACGATCTTTTTTTTCTGAACTTTCCAAAAGACTACAAAGGCTCTGATCGCTTAAGGGTAAGGACTTTCGTCAACCAGATCGGCCAGATACCAATTCCAGTTGCAGAGGGGCTTGGATACACGATATTGCCAAAATCCGGCGTGGATGCCTTTGCCAGAAAGCAGGAGTTGGCAATCATTCGACTTCCGAAACAGCGATACCAAGATCTGTGGGTAATTTCCCGCAAGGGACGAAGCGAAATCGCGCGTGTTGCTGCGCTAAGCTCTTTCATCAGCAGCGCGGCAGCAGCTTTGAGGTAA
- the map gene encoding type I methionyl aminopeptidase, translated as MTITREDELDGLKEIGRIVANTMHMMAKSIEPGITTSELDEIGRALLDLEGAVSAPQSVYNFPGATCISVNEEIAHGIPGERVISAGDLVNIDVSASKNGFFADNGATFRIGAVKPSLERLCKDGKRAMEIGINQVGSNRPISGIGKAVGKFASDRGYTLIQNLASHGVGRSLHEYPDEIATWPTRGDKRRIDKGLVLTVEPFLSKGGLWATDGEDGWTLYSEPTAPVVQFEHTVVATDRGAIVITLPG; from the coding sequence ATGACGATCACGCGCGAAGATGAACTGGATGGCCTGAAAGAAATCGGCCGCATCGTCGCGAACACGATGCACATGATGGCCAAGTCGATCGAGCCTGGTATCACCACTAGCGAGCTCGACGAGATTGGCCGCGCGTTGTTGGATCTTGAGGGGGCCGTCTCGGCTCCTCAGTCAGTGTATAACTTTCCGGGCGCGACTTGCATCAGTGTAAACGAAGAAATCGCCCATGGCATTCCCGGCGAGCGGGTCATCAGCGCCGGAGATCTGGTCAATATTGACGTATCGGCGTCGAAGAATGGCTTCTTCGCTGACAACGGCGCGACATTTCGGATTGGAGCGGTGAAACCGTCGCTGGAACGCCTATGCAAGGATGGCAAACGTGCCATGGAAATTGGCATCAACCAGGTCGGCAGCAACAGGCCAATCTCCGGCATTGGCAAAGCTGTTGGCAAGTTCGCGTCGGATCGCGGCTATACTCTGATCCAGAACCTGGCGAGTCATGGTGTGGGCCGATCGCTCCACGAATATCCCGATGAAATCGCAACGTGGCCCACGCGCGGGGACAAGCGGAGAATTGACAAAGGCCTGGTGCTGACTGTCGAGCCATTCCTGTCCAAAGGCGGCCTCTGGGCAACAGATGGTGAGGACGGGTGGACGCTATACAGCGAGCCGACTGCGCCTGTCGTCCAGTTTGAACATACGGTTGTCGCGACGGATCGTGGGGCGATTGTCATTACTCTGCCAGGATGA
- a CDS encoding helix-turn-helix domain-containing protein produces the protein MANTIRTSGFKALVQALVDGRHALGITQRDLAARLGCLPATVANIESGQRRIDVIELIALARALNMAPDELFQIAMREADESELFNNFSRSRHKATDPAD, from the coding sequence ATGGCAAATACGATTAGAACTTCCGGCTTCAAAGCCTTGGTCCAAGCCTTGGTCGATGGGCGTCATGCGCTCGGCATCACCCAGCGTGATCTTGCCGCTAGGTTAGGGTGTTTGCCTGCGACGGTCGCGAATATTGAGAGCGGGCAGCGCCGGATCGACGTGATTGAGCTTATTGCCTTGGCAAGGGCGCTCAACATGGCGCCCGATGAGCTGTTCCAAATCGCGATGCGGGAAGCCGATGAAAGCGAGCTGTTTAACAATTTCAGCCGCTCGCGGCACAAGGCGACCGATCCTGCGGATTGA